A portion of the Pseudoalteromonas luteoviolacea genome contains these proteins:
- a CDS encoding ABC transporter permease, which yields MNIVRSINQLKLAVNSLGQAKGFSASIILTLSLTLACFFVVMSLFSSYFIKPLKVENESRLVIVEQDNIYEDKNSSGYQSFQSIEHWYNTQQVFQKAAAVSTAQRIITSLPGQPKIHVTYATSEYYELFKVPLVLGRHITPVFKLEEKVQEVVISYTFWQRYFDGDDSVIGQTLQTDGLRENSFKVVGVAAKEFVDPFMFNDGKAQVWFNFSSDVRYFREENRSPWSSLYGTLKLVGILKHGETHNSAQTHLYQSIQQVKAQWKEDFPSLVDLKPIITSFREAELGNNDNLAILLLAGVTGLLCIALLNVSNLFISRAVVKHKQLALQAVLGAKRRILFQSILLETSLLMAASVLVALFLAAWGIKLFVSVSEGFLPLISDLSLDIAVLISALVVCLLLSFLFASITSRLIDFGKLRKQIQSSGKGAISQVSARTIKWMVGGQLFLATVLVISATMVLSKSLETLNRPLGSETENLYTVQFFIQGIEESVPERYHYIDTFKNALLNIDGVEKVAHGASPVEMNVLASTVTDMAGKESVFIPQAWVGRDYFDVTGLKIIEGRTFSEAAIRGEKHEFLVSKAVNDLLKPNGSLVGETFVSFDPDNPVEVVGITENFNHPKSFGRHQGRQFWWAAQPYSFPYIVKMEEGKSLNRELVFQAGRDIDPRTGVWRLTDMHHEYDMMTHMERMTRNITILLATFTLLLAGIGIYGVLSYNLGLRRYELGIRMALGAKSKSLYKQLAKDTILPLVSAFILAIFMCLSSYRMFSEHVRDYMLLNSIWLTAVCTGIVLFALFATLYPMSKILGSKPMASLRQN from the coding sequence ATGAATATAGTTCGCTCTATTAATCAGTTAAAGTTAGCTGTCAATTCTCTTGGTCAAGCAAAAGGGTTCTCCGCTTCCATAATATTAACTTTGTCACTGACGTTAGCATGTTTTTTCGTGGTAATGAGCCTTTTTAGCAGTTACTTTATAAAGCCCCTCAAAGTTGAAAATGAATCACGATTAGTGATTGTCGAACAAGATAATATTTATGAGGATAAAAACAGTTCAGGCTATCAGAGCTTTCAATCGATCGAGCATTGGTATAATACTCAGCAAGTGTTTCAAAAAGCGGCTGCAGTCAGTACCGCACAACGAATTATTACCAGTCTACCAGGACAGCCTAAAATTCATGTGACGTACGCGACAAGTGAATACTACGAGCTATTTAAAGTCCCATTGGTATTGGGCCGCCATATAACCCCTGTTTTTAAACTTGAGGAAAAAGTGCAAGAGGTCGTTATTTCTTATACTTTTTGGCAACGGTATTTTGATGGCGATGACTCTGTTATTGGCCAAACTTTACAAACTGACGGTTTGCGAGAGAATTCATTTAAAGTCGTTGGTGTTGCAGCAAAAGAATTTGTCGACCCATTTATGTTTAACGATGGAAAAGCGCAAGTATGGTTTAACTTTTCTTCAGACGTACGTTATTTCCGTGAAGAAAATCGCAGCCCTTGGTCAAGTTTATACGGCACACTTAAATTAGTGGGGATTTTAAAACACGGGGAAACACACAACAGCGCACAAACGCATCTGTATCAATCTATTCAGCAAGTGAAAGCACAGTGGAAAGAAGACTTTCCTAGCTTAGTAGACTTGAAACCCATTATAACGAGTTTTCGTGAGGCGGAACTGGGTAATAATGATAATTTAGCAATTTTGTTACTGGCTGGAGTCACAGGGTTACTGTGTATCGCATTATTAAATGTGAGTAATTTGTTTATCTCCAGAGCGGTTGTTAAACATAAGCAATTAGCGCTTCAAGCTGTATTGGGAGCTAAACGGCGAATATTGTTTCAGAGTATTTTATTAGAAACAAGTTTGTTAATGGCAGCATCCGTGCTGGTGGCATTGTTTTTAGCTGCATGGGGAATTAAACTTTTTGTCTCTGTAAGTGAAGGGTTTTTACCCTTAATCTCTGATCTTTCTCTTGATATCGCAGTGCTTATAAGTGCATTGGTTGTTTGTCTGTTGCTGTCTTTTTTATTTGCTTCAATAACCAGTCGATTAATTGACTTTGGTAAGCTTCGTAAGCAAATCCAGTCTTCTGGAAAAGGGGCGATTAGTCAGGTGAGTGCTCGCACAATAAAGTGGATGGTCGGGGGGCAGTTATTTTTAGCTACAGTCTTAGTCATCAGTGCAACTATGGTATTAAGCAAAAGTCTAGAAACACTTAACCGGCCACTTGGTAGTGAAACAGAGAATCTGTATACAGTTCAGTTTTTTATACAAGGTATCGAAGAAAGTGTCCCCGAACGTTATCACTATATCGACACTTTTAAGAATGCACTTCTGAATATTGATGGAGTTGAGAAAGTGGCGCATGGAGCAAGCCCTGTTGAAATGAATGTGCTTGCAAGCACAGTGACCGATATGGCAGGGAAAGAGAGTGTGTTTATTCCGCAAGCGTGGGTTGGTCGAGATTATTTTGATGTCACAGGTCTCAAAATCATTGAGGGAAGAACATTTAGTGAGGCAGCAATCCGTGGTGAAAAACATGAGTTTTTGGTTTCAAAAGCGGTTAATGATTTACTTAAACCAAACGGCAGTTTAGTTGGAGAGACTTTTGTTAGCTTTGACCCTGATAATCCCGTAGAGGTAGTGGGTATCACGGAAAACTTTAATCATCCAAAATCTTTTGGTAGGCACCAGGGGCGCCAATTCTGGTGGGCAGCTCAGCCGTATTCTTTTCCTTATATTGTAAAAATGGAAGAAGGAAAAAGCTTAAATCGTGAACTGGTATTTCAAGCTGGGAGGGATATCGATCCCCGTACAGGCGTGTGGAGGCTGACAGATATGCACCATGAGTATGACATGATGACGCATATGGAGCGTATGACGCGGAATATAACTATCTTACTGGCGACATTTACATTATTACTTGCTGGGATCGGTATTTATGGGGTGTTAAGTTACAATTTAGGCTTACGTCGTTATGAGCTTGGGATCCGAATGGCCTTGGGAGCAAAAAGTAAAAGCTTGTATAAACAGTTGGCTAAAGACACTATATTGCCTTTAGTGAGTGCATTTATATTGGCAATATTCATGTGTTTATCAAGCTACCGAATGTTTAGTGAACACGTGAGAGACTATATGTTGCTTAACTCCATTTGGTTAACGGCTGTGTGTACGGGAATTGTATTATTTGCATTGTTTGCGACTTTATATCCAATGAGCAAAATACTAGGCTCGAAGCCGATGGCTTCACTTCGCCAAAATTAG
- a CDS encoding ABC transporter ATP-binding protein, producing MANTPVIELVNVSKVYVSENVETHALTDINLSINKGEYISISGPSGCGKSTLLSLMGLLDDITDGTYKIEGVDTQSLDADTLAELRNLHIGFIFQSFNLIDELSVFDNVALPLIYREQPLSQEDINTRVTRALSQVEIEHRANHKPNQLSGGQQQRVAIARALAGEPSILLVDEPTGNLDSKNGDAVMAILESLNQQGTTICMVTHDPRYAGYAKKQIKLFDGSVLNTSELGHEASRKMA from the coding sequence ATGGCTAATACACCCGTTATCGAACTGGTAAATGTCTCGAAAGTATATGTGAGTGAAAATGTAGAGACTCACGCACTTACCGATATTAATTTGAGCATTAACAAAGGTGAGTATATTTCTATAAGTGGCCCTTCAGGTTGCGGAAAATCTACACTCCTTAGCTTAATGGGATTGCTAGATGATATAACTGATGGCACCTATAAAATAGAGGGTGTGGACACGCAGAGCCTAGATGCTGATACACTTGCAGAGCTCAGAAACTTACATATCGGTTTTATTTTTCAGTCATTTAATTTAATTGATGAACTCTCTGTATTTGACAATGTTGCATTGCCACTTATTTATCGAGAGCAACCTTTGAGTCAAGAGGATATCAATACGCGAGTCACCCGCGCTTTGAGTCAAGTGGAAATTGAGCATAGAGCAAATCATAAACCTAACCAGCTATCAGGTGGGCAACAACAGCGTGTCGCGATCGCTCGTGCATTGGCAGGCGAGCCGAGTATTTTATTGGTTGATGAACCTACGGGAAACTTAGACTCCAAAAATGGGGACGCGGTTATGGCCATCCTAGAATCTTTGAATCAACAAGGCACAACAATTTGCATGGTGACCCACGATCCACGATACGCTGGGTATGCAAAAAAACAAATTAAGTTATTTGATGGTTCAGTATTAAATACAAGTGAATTAGGACATGAAGCGTCGAGGAAGATGGCATGA